Proteins from one Pontibacter korlensis genomic window:
- a CDS encoding T9SS type A sorting domain-containing protein — protein sequence MTLSITGDGFANGNKHTQLEAYTSETATTPLTTIFTQSTGNARVITATILEDSPIVEEARTVYLRVRNNKSKDLSSPVPFRVRDTAIVPNGEITSSSNTVEIGKPIFFTVTSDIINNNDTDISTIEWYIVKMEGTNEVRELVQTGGTEYRMTPTTNDPFEIESKVTPNSSVCYTESPKVYSTHQMTPMPVEIIYFSAAKQGKDVLLAWATAMEKDNTGFEVQVSEDGLSFRRLGFVGTQNGNTVLRQEYRYTDRENGKHGTRYYRLKQVDTDGGFEYFTTKAVSFGQVSGYSLKAYPNPFESEVSLELQADQPGRLNVQVLDAMGKVVYTKQYAVEQGLSLEQITLGQSLPKGIYFVRTEMNGTASNFKLLKK from the coding sequence TTGACATTATCTATCACTGGCGACGGATTTGCAAATGGTAATAAGCATACACAGTTGGAGGCATATACATCAGAGACAGCAACAACACCGCTAACTACTATTTTCACGCAATCTACAGGTAATGCAAGAGTAATTACTGCCACAATTCTAGAAGATTCTCCAATAGTTGAAGAAGCAAGAACAGTTTATCTTCGCGTCAGGAACAACAAAAGTAAGGATTTATCTAGCCCAGTTCCATTTAGAGTTAGAGATACAGCAATTGTACCTAATGGTGAAATCACCTCTTCATCTAACACTGTAGAGATCGGAAAGCCTATATTTTTTACTGTTACTTCTGATATTATTAATAATAATGATACAGACATAAGTACCATTGAGTGGTACATTGTGAAAATGGAGGGTACAAACGAGGTGAGGGAACTTGTGCAAACAGGGGGAACAGAGTATAGAATGACTCCAACCACTAATGATCCTTTTGAAATTGAATCTAAAGTGACTCCAAATTCAAGCGTATGTTACACCGAATCTCCAAAGGTTTATTCTACACATCAGATGACACCTATGCCAGTCGAGATTATTTACTTCAGTGCGGCCAAGCAGGGCAAGGACGTGTTGCTGGCCTGGGCGACGGCGATGGAGAAGGACAACACGGGCTTCGAGGTGCAGGTGTCGGAGGACGGGCTGAGCTTCAGGAGGCTGGGTTTCGTGGGCACGCAGAACGGCAACACGGTGCTTCGCCAGGAGTACCGGTACACCGACCGGGAGAACGGCAAGCACGGCACGCGCTATTACCGCCTCAAGCAGGTGGACACCGACGGGGGCTTCGAGTACTTCACCACCAAGGCCGTTAGCTTCGGGCAGGTGAGCGGCTACAGCCTCAAGGCATACCCTAACCCGTTCGAGAGCGAAGTGAGCCTGGAACTGCAGGCAGATCAGCCAGGCAGATTAAATGTACAGGTACTGGATGCGATGGGTAAGGTAGTGTATACGAAGCAGTATGCTGTTGAACAAGGTTTATCTCTGGAGCAAATAACATTAGGGCAGTCGCTGCCTAAAGGAATCTATTTCGTGCGCACCGAAATGAACGGCACTGCCAGCAATTTCAAGCTCTTAAAGAAATAG
- a CDS encoding T9SS type A sorting domain-containing protein — MKTVIKKFTVKVSRVVPVVGGVAFFLLLVSMLLPLVVSAQTIDPDGLEPNCATVNQGFQLTIKGDGFKVGTDDVQVEALLSDGTSLATFTTTAVDVNTIVVDVPANSAMIGAARSIGIVVKNRNGEGASSQYKNVSNQVAFIVYEPVGTVGAISGPTSVCQGEQAVYSVEAVHGATSYTWALPTGATIEGASTSNTITVNYGDNSTSGQVTVWANNGCGVQSEPVNLDVHVKKTVTLTGGSIAVDTDHPENEVEVGEPATFTASSEIIQLNDVGSYRWYSTEDGVSWSPLPNSNTQSYTVASVPSDLFAMKVEITPRSVNACYTNLPRTGYLTIESEPVTPLPVEIIYFSAAKQGKDVLLAWATAMEKDNTGFEVQVSEDGLSFRRLGFVGTQNGNTVLRQEYRYTDRENGKHGTRYYRLKQVDTDGGFEYFTTKAVSFGQVSGYSLKAYPNPFESEVNFSITAEQPGQLHVQVFDMLGKPIKATSYDIAMGSSEKNITLAAALPTGMYLVKTNMNGNIKSFKLLKK, encoded by the coding sequence ATGAAGACAGTAATCAAAAAGTTTACAGTTAAAGTCTCTCGAGTAGTTCCTGTGGTAGGCGGAGTAGCATTCTTCTTGCTGCTCGTATCAATGCTTCTACCATTAGTGGTTTCCGCACAAACTATAGACCCAGATGGTTTAGAACCTAATTGTGCAACTGTTAACCAAGGATTTCAGCTTACCATCAAAGGTGATGGTTTTAAAGTAGGCACTGATGATGTACAGGTAGAGGCTCTGCTATCTGATGGCACCTCTCTTGCAACGTTCACCACTACAGCTGTTGATGTTAATACCATAGTAGTAGATGTACCTGCTAACTCAGCTATGATAGGCGCTGCTAGAAGTATAGGTATAGTTGTAAAGAACCGTAATGGGGAGGGTGCTAGCTCACAATATAAAAATGTGTCGAACCAGGTAGCCTTTATAGTATATGAGCCTGTAGGCACAGTGGGAGCGATAAGTGGCCCTACCTCTGTTTGTCAGGGAGAACAAGCTGTTTATTCAGTAGAAGCGGTGCATGGAGCAACATCTTATACTTGGGCCCTACCTACAGGTGCAACTATAGAAGGAGCCTCTACAAGTAACACAATCACGGTGAACTACGGGGACAACAGCACCTCAGGGCAAGTTACAGTGTGGGCAAATAATGGATGTGGCGTACAAAGCGAACCAGTAAACCTGGATGTGCATGTTAAAAAAACTGTAACACTAACAGGAGGCAGTATAGCAGTGGACACAGATCATCCAGAGAATGAGGTGGAAGTAGGTGAACCTGCTACCTTTACAGCATCATCCGAGATCATACAGCTAAATGATGTTGGGTCATACAGGTGGTATTCCACGGAAGATGGTGTTTCATGGAGCCCTCTGCCTAACTCTAACACGCAATCATACACTGTAGCCTCAGTCCCGTCTGATCTGTTTGCCATGAAAGTTGAAATCACACCACGCTCGGTAAACGCCTGCTACACTAACCTGCCTAGAACTGGCTATCTTACCATAGAGTCAGAGCCTGTCACTCCTCTACCTGTGGAGATTATTTACTTTAGTGCAGCCAAGCAGGGCAAGGACGTGTTGCTGGCCTGGGCGACGGCGATGGAGAAGGACAACACGGGCTTCGAGGTGCAGGTGTCGGAGGACGGGCTGAGCTTCAGGAGGCTGGGTTTTGTGGGCACGCAGAACGGCAACACGGTGCTTCGCCAGGAGTACCGGTACACCGACCGGGAGAACGGCAAGCACGGCACGCGCTACTACCGCCTCAAGCAGGTGGACACCGACGGGGGCTTCGAGTACTTCACCACCAAGGCCGTGAGCTTCGGGCAGGTGAGCGGCTACAGCCTCAAGGCATATCCTAACCCGTTCGAGAGCGAAGTGAATTTCTCAATAACCGCAGAACAGCCGGGGCAATTGCATGTGCAGGTATTTGACATGCTCGGGAAGCCAATAAAGGCTACTTCCTATGATATAGCTATGGGAAGCTCTGAAAAGAACATCACTTTAGCAGCGGCCTTACCTACAGGCATGTATCTTGTTAAAACGAACATGAATGGCAATATTAAGAGCTTTAAACTGCTGAAGAAGTAG
- a CDS encoding CocE/NonD family hydrolase, with translation MTRIKNLLRPLMLLLAFCLYASQSIAQQVNQDSLYIRQHYEKAEYQIPMRDGKKLFTVVYSPKDKSKKYPILMNRTPYSVGPYGEGYKISLGPNPTLLREGYIFVYQDVRGTYMSEGDFVNMTPHLAKKKGKKDFDESTDTYDTVDWLVKKLDNDNGRVGQWGISYPGFYAAAGLMSNHPALKAVSPQAPIADWFWDDFHHNGAFFLPHAFNFLASFGLPRPEPTTERNPRFDHGTPDGYEFFMRMGPLKNANEKYLKNNVAFWNEMAAHPNYDEFWQKRNLLPHLKNIKGPAVMTVGGWYDAEDLYGPLKIYQTIEKNNPKLTNMLVMGPWVHGGWIRTDGSNIGNVYFGQNNSAWYQQEVEARFFNHYLKNEAKQPVKLPEAIMFEGGNNTWREFEVWPPKQAKERNLYLHANGKLSFEAPKAGEAEASEYISDPAKPVPFTEAVATGMTREYMTDDQRFASRRPDVLTFQTDVLTEDLTLAGEILAQLKVATTGSDADWVVKLIDVYPDTAQANPHQPNKPMGGYQAMVRSEVFRGRFRNSFEKPEPFTPNEVTPVNVELQDVLYTFKKGHRVMVQIQSTWFPLVDRNPQKYVDNIFEANEEDFIKATHKVYHSPQQPTSLKVKVL, from the coding sequence ATGACCCGAATAAAAAACCTGCTCCGGCCACTTATGCTGCTGCTGGCATTTTGCCTGTACGCCTCCCAAAGTATAGCCCAGCAGGTAAATCAAGATTCGCTCTATATCCGCCAGCACTATGAGAAAGCGGAGTACCAGATTCCAATGCGCGATGGCAAAAAGCTCTTCACGGTGGTATACTCGCCAAAGGATAAGAGCAAAAAGTATCCAATACTGATGAACCGTACTCCTTACTCGGTTGGCCCGTATGGCGAAGGCTACAAAATCAGCCTAGGACCAAACCCTACCCTGCTGCGTGAAGGCTATATTTTTGTGTACCAGGATGTGCGCGGCACCTACATGTCAGAGGGAGATTTTGTAAACATGACGCCGCACCTGGCCAAAAAGAAGGGCAAGAAAGATTTTGACGAGAGCACCGATACCTATGACACAGTGGACTGGCTGGTAAAGAAACTCGACAACGACAACGGCCGCGTGGGCCAATGGGGTATCTCCTACCCTGGCTTTTACGCTGCCGCCGGTCTCATGAGCAATCACCCTGCCCTCAAAGCCGTGTCGCCGCAGGCACCAATCGCCGACTGGTTCTGGGATGATTTCCACCACAACGGAGCTTTTTTCCTACCACACGCCTTCAACTTTTTGGCCAGCTTTGGTTTGCCGCGCCCGGAACCAACTACAGAGCGTAACCCACGCTTCGACCATGGCACCCCGGATGGCTATGAATTCTTCATGCGGATGGGACCGCTCAAAAACGCTAATGAAAAGTACCTGAAGAACAATGTTGCCTTCTGGAATGAGATGGCAGCTCATCCGAACTACGATGAATTTTGGCAGAAGCGTAATTTGCTTCCTCACCTGAAAAACATAAAAGGCCCTGCCGTGATGACTGTCGGCGGCTGGTACGATGCTGAGGACCTTTACGGACCGCTCAAGATCTACCAGACCATCGAGAAAAACAATCCCAAGTTAACCAACATGCTAGTGATGGGACCATGGGTGCATGGAGGTTGGATTCGCACAGATGGCTCTAACATTGGCAATGTATACTTTGGGCAGAACAACTCTGCCTGGTATCAACAAGAGGTAGAAGCCAGATTCTTTAACCACTACCTCAAAAACGAGGCAAAGCAGCCGGTAAAGTTACCTGAGGCCATCATGTTTGAAGGTGGGAACAACACCTGGCGTGAGTTTGAAGTATGGCCACCGAAACAGGCAAAGGAGCGAAACCTGTACTTGCATGCAAATGGTAAACTAAGCTTTGAGGCTCCAAAGGCAGGCGAGGCAGAAGCTAGCGAGTATATTTCTGACCCTGCCAAACCGGTACCTTTCACAGAAGCCGTTGCCACAGGCATGACACGTGAATACATGACCGATGACCAGCGTTTTGCCAGCCGTCGTCCGGATGTGCTTACCTTTCAAACTGATGTACTGACGGAGGATTTAACTTTAGCAGGCGAAATTCTAGCTCAGCTGAAGGTTGCCACTACCGGCTCTGATGCCGATTGGGTAGTAAAGCTTATCGATGTGTATCCGGACACAGCACAGGCAAATCCGCACCAGCCAAACAAGCCAATGGGTGGCTATCAGGCCATGGTGCGCAGCGAGGTTTTCCGTGGCCGTTTCCGTAACAGCTTCGAAAAACCGGAACCGTTTACACCAAACGAGGTGACGCCGGTAAATGTGGAGCTGCAGGATGTGCTGTATACCTTTAAGAAAGGACACCGCGTTATGGTACAGATTCAGAGTACTTGGTTCCCGCTTGTAGACCGCAACCCGCAAAAATACGTGGACAATATCTTCGAAGCCAACGAAGAGGATTTTATCAAGGCCACGCATAAAGTATATCACTCGCCGCAACAACCTACTAGTTTAAAGGTAAAGGTGCTGTAG
- a CDS encoding transposase codes for MERESGTSVRGKTRIPKKGNGRIRAALYFPALVASRHNTALRAVYQRINAGKESRMVGVVSLQRKLLLLIYSMWKNDTVFQDRNIASGDLERKPLLRQ; via the coding sequence GTGGAAAGGGAGTCCGGCACCAGCGTCAGGGGCAAGACCAGGATACCCAAGAAAGGCAACGGCAGGATAAGGGCGGCCCTTTACTTCCCGGCCCTGGTGGCAAGCCGGCACAACACTGCCCTGCGGGCTGTTTACCAGCGCATCAACGCAGGGAAAGAGAGCAGGATGGTGGGCGTGGTAAGCCTGCAGCGCAAACTGCTGCTGCTCATCTACTCCATGTGGAAAAACGACACGGTATTCCAGGACAGGAACATAGCTTCCGGAGATCTGGAGAGAAAGCCTCTCCTTCGGCAATAG
- a CDS encoding TerB family tellurite resistance protein: MEQEQTTLLKDYSIQEKGAYFGALATLASADGHASDEELEFLYMMGEAAELPENLRQEVESVAKNPSQISLQKCLDALKNSPLRFSLITDIISFAKSDGNYTADERQHIEDMAAYLGVDQKQYSLLEDYVDKAGEAQKHGEDPTSQSFMNKNGFGDMFKNAGISPQMVQGMLGILAPIVLARMMGGRRHRRYGGGMMGGLIGGLLGGGMMGGGMYRSGGGLGSMVSILGGLNGRRGYSSMRSGGLGGLLGGLLGGSRRRW, translated from the coding sequence ATGGAACAGGAGCAAACTACCTTACTTAAGGATTATTCGATACAAGAAAAAGGAGCCTACTTTGGAGCCTTAGCTACACTAGCCTCTGCCGATGGACATGCATCGGATGAGGAGTTGGAATTTTTATACATGATGGGAGAAGCGGCTGAACTGCCGGAGAACCTGCGGCAGGAAGTCGAATCGGTTGCGAAGAATCCTTCCCAAATAAGCCTGCAGAAGTGCCTGGATGCTCTCAAAAATAGTCCGCTTCGCTTCTCGCTCATCACCGACATCATCAGCTTTGCTAAGTCAGACGGAAATTATACTGCGGACGAAAGGCAGCACATCGAGGACATGGCTGCCTACTTAGGTGTAGATCAAAAGCAGTATAGCCTGCTGGAAGATTATGTAGACAAGGCAGGAGAGGCACAAAAGCATGGCGAAGATCCTACATCCCAGTCATTCATGAACAAGAATGGTTTTGGAGACATGTTCAAGAACGCTGGCATCTCTCCACAGATGGTGCAGGGTATGTTGGGTATACTGGCGCCAATCGTGCTGGCCCGCATGATGGGAGGCCGCAGGCACCGTCGCTATGGTGGAGGTATGATGGGAGGTTTGATTGGTGGACTGCTTGGAGGAGGCATGATGGGTGGCGGCATGTACAGGTCCGGTGGAGGCCTTGGCTCAATGGTCTCTATACTTGGTGGGCTAAATGGGCGCAGAGGCTACAGCAGTATGAGAAGCGGCGGTTTAGGTGGCTTGTTAGGAGGTTTATTAGGTGGAAGCCGGCGCCGCTGGTAA
- a CDS encoding DsbA family oxidoreductase has product MLQIKIYSDYVCPYCFFGEVVLERALQGLEDKVQMEWMPFELRPYPTPTLKPEEEYLQTTWANSVYPMGKQLDIPIVLPKVSPQPYTHKAFEGYQFAQEQDLGEAYTHRMFTAFFQEEQDIGDIEVLVKLAKEVGLDEQAYRQALETNKYKAAHLDALKHAYEEVDISAVPTFIIGNKKVRGLLREEDLRKLIQQEIG; this is encoded by the coding sequence ATGCTACAGATAAAGATATATTCTGATTATGTCTGCCCTTACTGCTTCTTTGGGGAGGTAGTGCTGGAGCGAGCGCTGCAGGGCCTGGAAGATAAAGTGCAGATGGAGTGGATGCCATTTGAGTTGCGCCCCTACCCTACTCCCACACTAAAACCGGAGGAGGAATACCTGCAAACAACCTGGGCAAACTCTGTATACCCTATGGGTAAGCAGCTGGATATACCAATCGTATTGCCTAAAGTTTCACCGCAGCCCTATACGCACAAGGCATTCGAGGGCTATCAATTTGCTCAGGAGCAAGACTTGGGAGAGGCTTATACGCACCGTATGTTCACGGCCTTCTTTCAGGAAGAACAGGATATCGGGGATATAGAGGTACTGGTGAAGCTGGCAAAAGAAGTGGGACTGGATGAACAGGCATACAGACAAGCATTGGAAACTAACAAGTATAAAGCGGCACATCTTGATGCGTTGAAACACGCTTACGAAGAGGTGGACATTTCAGCGGTGCCAACCTTTATCATAGGCAATAAAAAGGTACGAGGGCTACTGCGAGAGGAAGATTTACGAAAGCTCATTCAGCAAGAAATAGGATAA
- a CDS encoding serine hydrolase domain-containing protein, translating to MLLNTYMALLVALSLAACQPQPLQTSTSQAQAQQAKVEYYYPEAGDDWERRKPEQLGLDAAKLQEAVEWAKLQETQQMPKDFSTQKEIFGEPLGPLPPSRASTNGIILKDGYIVAEWGETDAADPTYSVAKSFLSTILGLTLDKGMIDNIQDPVAKYVQDGGYTSEHNSKITWDHHARQTSEWQGKMWGKKDDFIGKEAYGRGERKPRELQEPGTYYEYNDTRINRFALSLLRVWGKPLPQVLEDEIMDPVGASETWKWVPYRNSVVEINGQQMPSVSGGTRWGGGLWISARDEARFGYLFLRNGRWKGKQLISEEWVKEATTKRGSVGPDYGYLWWLNTGGEAWPDAPKTSYAALGAGQNTVWVDPEHDIVIVWRWHDGKQNELFKRVLAAVQE from the coding sequence ATGCTTCTGAATACTTATATGGCGCTGCTAGTGGCGCTAAGTTTAGCTGCCTGCCAGCCGCAGCCGCTACAAACCAGCACTAGCCAAGCACAGGCACAGCAGGCTAAAGTAGAATACTATTACCCAGAGGCCGGAGATGATTGGGAACGTCGCAAGCCGGAGCAGTTAGGCTTAGATGCGGCAAAGCTGCAGGAGGCTGTAGAGTGGGCAAAGTTGCAGGAAACGCAGCAAATGCCGAAGGACTTCTCCACACAGAAAGAAATTTTTGGTGAACCGCTTGGCCCCTTGCCACCTAGCAGGGCCAGTACCAACGGCATCATCCTGAAAGATGGCTACATTGTGGCGGAGTGGGGCGAAACCGATGCTGCGGATCCTACTTACAGTGTAGCTAAAAGCTTTCTGTCAACCATATTAGGCCTTACGCTGGATAAGGGTATGATTGATAATATACAGGACCCGGTGGCAAAGTACGTGCAAGATGGCGGCTACACTTCAGAGCATAACAGCAAAATAACCTGGGATCACCATGCCCGACAAACTTCTGAGTGGCAGGGCAAGATGTGGGGAAAGAAAGACGATTTTATAGGTAAAGAAGCCTATGGTCGTGGAGAGCGTAAGCCACGTGAGTTGCAGGAGCCGGGCACCTACTACGAGTATAACGATACGCGCATCAACCGTTTTGCGCTGTCGCTGCTGCGCGTTTGGGGAAAGCCCCTTCCGCAGGTGCTGGAGGATGAAATTATGGACCCGGTTGGAGCCTCTGAAACCTGGAAGTGGGTGCCTTACAGAAACTCTGTAGTTGAAATCAACGGGCAGCAGATGCCATCAGTAAGTGGAGGTACACGCTGGGGCGGTGGCCTTTGGATAAGTGCCCGCGACGAAGCTCGCTTTGGCTACCTTTTCCTGCGCAACGGCCGCTGGAAAGGTAAGCAGCTAATATCAGAGGAGTGGGTGAAGGAGGCTACTACCAAACGAGGTTCCGTGGGTCCTGACTATGGTTACCTCTGGTGGCTGAACACAGGCGGCGAGGCTTGGCCAGATGCCCCTAAAACCAGTTATGCTGCCTTGGGAGCAGGACAAAACACTGTATGGGTTGACCCTGAGCATGACATCGTGATTGTATGGCGCTGGCATGATGGAAAACAAAACGAACTGTTTAAGCGTGTGCTGGCGGCGGTTCAGGAGTAG
- a CDS encoding amidohydrolase family protein — protein MNKRTYLSVVLAAALALPFGAAHAQENKKEDTKWKVDAEHGPQKEITLTTNEGTWMSVDVSPDGKEIVFDMLGDIYIMPISGGKAKLLRTGRPYEVQPRFSPDGKYISFTSDAGGGDNIWVMKRDGSDAKQITNENFRLLNNAVWTPDGEYLIARKHFTNTRSLGAGEMWMYHRTGGTGIQLTKRKNDQQDAGEPFASPDGKYVYFSEDMSGGSTFEYNKDPNGQIYVIRRVDRNTGEIENVVSGNGGAVRPVISRDGKYVAFVRRVRTKSVLFVHDLKTGEEWPVYDKLSHDQQEAWAIFGVYPYFSWTPDNKNIVFWADGKINKVDVATKQVANIPFEATATHYLADAVRHDHSKNGGVSPDKFTAKAVRHAVTSPDGKTLVFNAAGYIYKKDLPDGKPERITKGQDFEFYPTFSPDGKSIVYATWNDDNLSGLYKIDIRKKNAKPTKLTSEKGYYSVPQYSPDGKYIVYIKEGGNNHMGYAHGKEKGIFYMPANGGKATLVHERGSNPQFNATSDRIFFTGREGDKYAFKSVDMNGKNEQTHYTSKYTDQFYPSPDNKWIAFAELFNGYIAPFTANGSGLDLSKDTKAVPVARFTRDAGTSIHWSADSKKINWVLGDEYFTNDLKDRFSFVPGAPEELPAIDTTGTKIGLELKTDIPEGKVAFTNARIITMKGDEVIEGGTIVVDGNRIVAIGKGVNVPKDAKVIDAAGKTIMPGIVDVHAHLGTFRLGMSPQKQWSYYANLAYGVTTTHDPSSTTEMVFSQSEAVKSGAMVGPRIYSTGTILYGADGNFKAEINSLDDARSHLRRIKAVGGFSVKSYNQPRREQRQQVIQAARELDMSVYPEGGSTFFHNMSMILDGHTGIEHNIPVAPLYKDVLEVWKASNVGYTPTLIVNYGATNGEYYWYQKTNVWEKDRLLKFTPRSVIDGRARFVTQVPDEEYENGFMATSRAAKALTDNGVKVNLGAHGQLQGLGAHWELWMLQQGGMTNHEALKAATINGAEYIGMGHELGSLETGKLADLIVLDQNPLENIQNSEHVKYTMVNGRLYDAATMAEIGNYKKQPGKFWWENDKYATAFDWHEGTNTRFEGIAGEHCTCRQ, from the coding sequence ATGAATAAACGCACTTACCTGAGTGTAGTACTGGCTGCGGCGCTTGCTCTCCCTTTCGGCGCGGCACATGCTCAGGAAAACAAAAAAGAGGACACTAAGTGGAAAGTGGATGCCGAGCATGGCCCTCAGAAAGAAATTACCCTCACCACCAATGAGGGTACCTGGATGAGCGTGGACGTGAGTCCGGACGGCAAAGAGATTGTTTTCGACATGCTGGGTGACATCTATATTATGCCCATCTCCGGCGGAAAAGCTAAGCTATTGAGAACCGGCCGCCCTTACGAGGTGCAGCCACGTTTCAGTCCTGATGGCAAGTACATTTCCTTCACTTCTGATGCAGGAGGCGGCGATAATATCTGGGTAATGAAGCGCGATGGCTCTGATGCCAAGCAGATTACCAATGAAAACTTCCGCTTGCTGAACAACGCCGTTTGGACTCCGGACGGAGAGTACCTGATTGCCCGCAAGCACTTTACCAACACCCGCTCTTTGGGTGCCGGCGAGATGTGGATGTACCACAGAACCGGCGGTACAGGTATCCAGTTAACCAAGCGCAAAAATGACCAGCAGGATGCTGGTGAGCCATTTGCCTCTCCGGACGGCAAGTATGTGTACTTCTCCGAAGACATGAGCGGCGGCTCTACCTTTGAGTACAACAAAGACCCTAACGGCCAGATCTACGTAATCCGCAGAGTTGATCGCAACACTGGTGAGATTGAGAACGTGGTTTCAGGAAACGGTGGCGCAGTGCGGCCGGTTATATCCAGAGATGGCAAATATGTAGCCTTCGTACGCCGCGTGCGCACCAAGTCCGTTCTGTTTGTGCACGACCTGAAAACTGGCGAAGAGTGGCCTGTATACGATAAGCTTAGCCACGACCAACAGGAAGCGTGGGCCATTTTCGGCGTTTACCCATACTTCTCCTGGACTCCGGATAACAAGAACATTGTGTTCTGGGCTGACGGTAAGATCAACAAAGTGGATGTCGCTACAAAACAAGTGGCCAACATACCTTTTGAAGCTACCGCCACGCATTACCTGGCGGATGCCGTGCGCCACGACCACAGCAAGAACGGCGGCGTTTCGCCTGATAAGTTTACTGCCAAGGCAGTTCGCCATGCTGTAACTTCCCCAGACGGCAAAACGCTTGTGTTTAATGCAGCCGGTTATATCTATAAGAAAGATCTGCCAGACGGCAAACCAGAGCGTATTACCAAGGGCCAGGATTTTGAATTCTACCCTACTTTCTCCCCTGATGGAAAGTCCATAGTATATGCCACCTGGAACGACGACAACCTCAGTGGCTTGTACAAAATCGACATTCGCAAAAAGAACGCTAAGCCAACTAAGCTGACGTCGGAGAAAGGCTACTATTCTGTGCCTCAGTACTCGCCAGATGGCAAGTACATTGTGTACATCAAAGAGGGCGGCAACAACCACATGGGCTATGCACACGGCAAAGAGAAAGGTATTTTCTACATGCCAGCCAACGGTGGCAAAGCTACCTTGGTGCACGAGCGCGGCTCCAACCCACAGTTTAACGCTACATCAGACCGTATTTTCTTTACCGGCCGCGAGGGCGATAAGTATGCGTTCAAGAGCGTGGACATGAACGGCAAGAATGAACAGACGCATTATACTTCTAAGTATACCGACCAGTTCTACCCAAGCCCAGACAATAAGTGGATAGCCTTTGCAGAGCTATTCAACGGCTATATCGCACCATTTACGGCTAACGGTTCTGGCCTAGACCTAAGTAAAGACACAAAGGCTGTTCCGGTTGCCCGCTTCACGCGTGATGCCGGTACCAGCATCCACTGGTCAGCAGACAGCAAGAAGATCAACTGGGTATTGGGCGATGAGTACTTTACCAACGATTTAAAAGACCGCTTCTCCTTCGTTCCAGGTGCTCCGGAGGAGTTGCCAGCTATCGACACTACTGGTACCAAAATTGGCCTGGAGCTGAAGACAGATATTCCGGAAGGAAAAGTTGCCTTCACTAATGCCCGCATCATTACCATGAAGGGTGATGAGGTGATTGAAGGAGGTACCATTGTAGTAGACGGCAACCGCATTGTGGCTATTGGCAAAGGTGTAAATGTACCGAAAGACGCTAAAGTGATTGATGCCGCTGGTAAAACCATTATGCCAGGCATTGTAGACGTACATGCGCACCTGGGCACGTTCCGCTTGGGTATGAGTCCACAGAAGCAGTGGTCGTACTATGCCAACCTGGCCTACGGTGTTACCACCACCCACGACCCTTCTTCTACTACCGAAATGGTGTTCAGCCAGTCTGAGGCAGTAAAATCAGGAGCTATGGTTGGTCCGCGTATCTACTCTACAGGTACTATTCTTTATGGTGCCGATGGCAATTTCAAAGCTGAGATTAACAGCCTGGACGACGCCCGCTCACATTTGCGCCGCATTAAGGCAGTGGGAGGTTTCTCCGTGAAGAGCTACAACCAGCCACGCCGCGAGCAGCGCCAGCAGGTTATTCAGGCAGCCCGCGAACTGGACATGAGCGTGTACCCAGAGGGTGGATCTACCTTCTTCCACAACATGAGCATGATCCTGGACGGCCACACCGGCATAGAACACAACATTCCGGTAGCGCCGCTTTACAAGGATGTGCTTGAAGTATGGAAAGCCTCTAATGTAGGTTATACCCCTACCCTGATCGTGAACTATGGCGCCACCAATGGTGAGTACTACTGGTATCAGAAAACCAATGTGTGGGAAAAAGACCGCCTGCTAAAGTTCACGCCACGTTCTGTAATTGATGGCCGTGCACGCTTTGTGACGCAGGTGCCAGATGAGGAGTACGAGAATGGCTTTATGGCTACTTCCCGTGCTGCCAAAGCTCTAACCGACAACGGTGTGAAAGTAAATCTGGGTGCACACGGACAGCTGCAAGGACTCGGCGCGCACTGGGAACTGTGGATGCTACAGCAGGGTGGCATGACAAATCATGAAGCCCTGAAAGCTGCTACCATCAATGGTGCTGAGTATATCGGCATGGGTCACGAGTTGGGCTCACTGGAAACAGGCAAGCTAGCCGACCTGATTGTGCTTGACCAGAATCCTCTGGAGAATATTCAGAACTCAGAGCACGTAAAGTATACCATGGTGAATGGTCGCCTGTACGATGCCGCTACCATGGCCGAGATCGGCAACTATAAGAAGCAGCCGGGTAAATTCTGGTGGGAGAACGATAAGTATGCTACTGCTTTCGATTGGCACGAAGGCACAAACACCCGCTTTGAGGGAATCGCTGGTGAGCATTGTACCTGCCGTCAGTAA